In Helianthus annuus cultivar XRQ/B chromosome 3, HanXRQr2.0-SUNRISE, whole genome shotgun sequence, a single window of DNA contains:
- the LOC110930749 gene encoding GATA transcription factor 26 translates to MGKQGPCCHCGVTSTPLWRNGPPDKPVLCNACGSRWRTKGSLVNYTPLHARAEPDDLIDQRVSRVKTISIKSKETKLLKRKPNYDNVAGGNGTASITLGSGGGGGGGGIGYDYHNQAFRKAFDEDTSNRSSSGSAISNSDGYMQFASADASDLTGPAQSSVVWDTMVPSRKRTCVNRLKQSPVEKLTKDLHTILHEQQSYFSGSSEEDLIFESDTPMVSVEIGHGSVLIRHPNSVAREEESEASSLSVDTKNEAYSRFTNTTLPVYNANKGGNFSSRPKKPINQDHLNRDDDEKLHILVNHSSPLYNIDLNDIINFEEFKSQMTYDEQQQLLKYLPRVDTLQVPDSLESMFDSPHFKENVSSFQKLLAEGVFDLSIPTVKNEGCKTLKKLALCSATKSDWVEKYNQLQDTKRKYDNGGSVVGGARNAMTPGHSVNVKRSRDALFQPYPGSKTAMKSPKRPSMKASYEHKEPTDNDGPGFSPRSLFALPPDHSSLMLDSLKYADENSDQDLLLDVPSNNSFPQAELLLPTAQASTSSSSIYQNFVGP, encoded by the exons ATGGGAAAGCAAGGACCTTGCTGTCACTGTGGTGTTACAA GCACCCCGCTGTGGCGAAACGGGCCACCCGACAAGCCCGTATTGTGCAACGCATGCGGGTCGCGTTGGAGAACCAAAGGATCACTTGTAAACTACACGCCACTTCACGCTCGAGCCGAGCCTGATGATTTGATAGACCAAAGGGTTTCTAGAGTGAAGACTATATCCATTAAGAGCAAAGAGACAAAGTTACTAAAAAGAAAGCCGAATTACGACAATGTAGCAGGCGGAAACGGTACCGCTAGCATTACGCTCGGaagcggtggcggtggcggtggcggtgggaTTGGGTATGACTACCATAACCAGGCTTTTCGCAAAGCGTTTGATGAAGATACTAGTAATAGATCGAGTTCCGGCTCTGCTATATCGAATTCCGATGGCTATATGCAGTTTGCCAGCGCAGATGCTAGTGATTTGACCG GTCCAGCGCAATCATCGGTTGTTTGGGATACAATGGTACCGTCACGAAAACGAACATGTGTTAACCGACTAAAACAATCTCCTGTTGAGAAACTCACCAAAGATTTACACACCATTTTACATGAACAACAATCGTACTTTTCGGGTTCGTCAGAAGAAGATTTGATTTTCGAAAGTGATACACCGATGGTTTCGGTTGAAATAGGGCATGGGAGTGTTCTTATTCGTCATCCGAATTCCGTGGCTCGTGAAGAAGAGTCTGAAGCGAGTTCACTTTCTGTTGATACGAAAAACGAGGCTTATTCACGCTTCACTAATACTACCCTTCCTGTATATAATGCTAACAAGGGTGGAAATTTCTCAAGCCGGCCCAAAAAGCCCATTAATCAAGACCATTTGAACCG GGATGATGACGAAAAGTTGCACATACTCGTGAACCATAGTTCGCCACTGTACAACATTGATCTGAAT GATATTATCAACTTTGAAGAGTTTAAAAGTCAAATGACGTACGATGAACAGCAACAACTGCTTAAATATTTACCTCGTGTTGACACTCTTCAAGTTCCCGATAG CCTCGAAAGCATGTTCGATAGCCCTCACTTTAAGGAGAACGTATCTTCCTTCCAGAAGCTTCTTGCTGAAGGGGTTTTCGATCTCTCTATACCAACAGTGAAAAACGAAGGCTGTAAAACATTGAAGAAGCTTGCGCTTTGTAGTGCTACAAAATCTGATTGGGTGGAGAAATATAATCAGCTTCAG GATACAAAACGTAAATATGACAATGGAGGGTCTGTAGTTGGTGGAGCGCGTAATGCCATGACACCTGGCCATTCTGTAAACGTAAAGAGATCTCGAGATGCCCTATTTCAACCATATCCAG GATCGAAGACTGCAATGAAGAGCCCGAAAAGACCATCAATGAAGGCAAGCTATGAGCACAAAGAGCCTACGGACAATGATGGGCCGGGCTTTAGCCCAAGAAGCTTGTTCGCGTTACCACCTGATCATAGCTCGCTAATGCTCGATTCACTAAAATACGCAGATGAAAATAGCGATCAAGACCTGTTGCTAGATGTGCCATCAAACAATTCTTTCCCTCAAGCAGAACTACTGCTACCAACCGCCCAAGCAAGCACTAGTAGTAGCTCAATATATCAAAATTTTGTGGGCCCGTGA